A part of Aricia agestis chromosome 13, ilAriAges1.1, whole genome shotgun sequence genomic DNA contains:
- the LOC121732995 gene encoding coiled-coil-helix-coiled-coil-helix domain-containing protein 10, mitochondrial-like, with protein MSSRSSARSRSRPRSKTQRARTPPRVVVVTPSAPQRRSTFKDAAAMAGGVAVGSAAGHLAGEAISGMLSGRRREQVMESLPQDYQLGTEPTGPCAYEISQFLSCATNRDNLQECEAFNEALKECKRRNRLP; from the exons TCGCAGTAGACCACGTTCCAAAACGCAGCGGGCGCGTACGCCGCCGCGTGTCGTAGTGGTAACGCCGTCCGCGCCGCAGCGACGCTCGACATTCAAAGACGCGGCCGCAATGGCTGGCGGCGTAGCTGTGGGAAGCGCTGCG GGCCACCTCGCAGGCGAGGCTATATCAGGCATGCTCTCCGGCCGTCGACGGGAACAAGTCATGGAGTCCCTGCCTCAGGACTATCAACTGGGCACGGAACCCACCGGGCCCTGTGCCTATGAGATATCCCAGTTCCTCTCCTGCGCCACCAATAGAGACAACCTACAGGAGTGCGAGGCCTTCAACGAAGCTTTGAAAGAATGTAAACGACGAAATA gaCTGCCttaa